A genome region from Armatimonadota bacterium includes the following:
- a CDS encoding RCC1 repeat-containing protein produces MRKRLLVLFAVIVGITAVVLWFTVVPQFTGSKAGSIVGWGGQVVGVDLNGPFVQIDGGGDHSLALRKDGSIVAWGSNYVGQCDVPRPNKDFVAVAAGYYHSLALRKDGSVAAWGWKKKYGLCRVPKPNKDFVAIAAGEYHSLALRKDGSVVAWGNNEYGQCNVPKPNKDFVAVAAGWHHSLALRKDGSIVAWGNNWYGQCNVPKPNKDFVAIAAGEYHSLALRKDGSVVAWGSNNYGQCNVPKPNKDFVAVAAGDYYSLTLRKDGSVVAWGCNAYGECDVPKSNKDFVVVAAGWDHSLALRKDGSVVAWGNNWCGQCNVPSPNKNFVAVAAGGYHSLALRKDGSVVAWGSGAYGQCDVPKPNKDFVAVAAGWDHSLALRKDGSVVAWGDNEYGQCDVPKPNKDFVAVAAGGFHSLALRKDGSIVAWGFIGDGDCDVPKPNKDFVAVAAGAYHSLALRKDGSVVAWGAKEDLQYDNVQYGQCNVPKPNKNFVAVAAGRLHSLALRKDGSVVAWGDNRYGQCNVPKPNKDFVAIAAGTAHSLAIRISRTSSSP; encoded by the coding sequence ATGAGAAAAAGGCTTCTTGTGCTGTTTGCTGTGATAGTAGGTATTACTGCTGTTGTGTTGTGGTTTACCGTTGTGCCGCAGTTTACTGGTTCGAAGGCAGGTTCGATTGTCGGCTGGGGTGGTCAGGTTGTAGGAGTTGACCTAAACGGTCCGTTTGTGCAGATAGACGGAGGAGGGGACCACAGTTTAGCACTTCGAAAAGATGGTTCTATCGTTGCTTGGGGAAGTAACTATGTTGGTCAGTGCGATGTGCCCAGGCCAAACAAAGACTTTGTGGCTGTAGCAGCAGGATACTACCACAGTCTGGCACTTCGAAAAGATGGCTCTGTCGCAGCTTGGGGCTGGAAGAAGAAGTATGGTCTGTGCCGGGTACCCAAGCCAAATAAAGACTTTGTGGCCATAGCGGCAGGAGAGTACCACAGTCTGGCACTTCGAAAAGATGGTTCTGTCGTAGCCTGGGGAAATAACGAGTATGGTCAGTGTAATGTACCCAAGCCAAACAAAGACTTTGTGGCTGTAGCAGCAGGATGGCACCACAGTTTGGCACTTAGGAAAGATGGCTCTATCGTTGCTTGGGGGAACAACTGGTATGGTCAGTGCAACGTACCCAAGCCAAATAAAGACTTTGTGGCCATAGCGGCAGGAGAGTACCACAGTCTGGCACTTCGAAAAGATGGCTCTGTCGTAGCCTGGGGTTCGAACAACTATGGTCAGTGTAATGTGCCAAAGCCCAACAAAGACTTTGTGGCTGTAGCCGCAGGAGACTACTACAGTTTAACACTTCGAAAAGATGGCTCTGTCGTTGCTTGGGGGTGTAACGCGTATGGCGAGTGCGATGTGCCCAAGTCAAACAAAGACTTTGTGGTTGTAGCAGCAGGATGGGACCACAGTTTGGCACTTCGTAAAGATGGCTCTGTCGTAGCTTGGGGGAACAACTGGTGTGGTCAGTGTAACGTACCCAGCCCAAACAAGAACTTTGTGGCTGTAGCCGCAGGAGGCTACCACAGTTTGGCACTCCGGAAAGATGGTTCTGTCGTCGCTTGGGGGAGTGGCGCGTATGGTCAGTGCGATGTACCCAAGCCAAATAAAGACTTTGTGGCTGTAGCTGCAGGATGGGACCACAGTTTGGCACTTAGGAAAGATGGCTCTGTCGTAGCCTGGGGGGATAACGAGTATGGTCAGTGTGATGTACCCAAACCGAACAAAGACTTTGTGGCCGTAGCAGCAGGAGGATTTCACAGTTTGGCACTTAGGAAAGATGGCTCTATCGTTGCCTGGGGGTTTATCGGTGATGGTGACTGCGATGTACCCAAGCCAAACAAAGACTTTGTGGCTGTAGCAGCAGGAGCGTACCACAGTTTGGCACTTAGGAAAGATGGCTCTGTCGTTGCTTGGGGGGCCAAAGAGGATCTTCAGTACGATAATGTACAGTATGGTCAGTGCAATGTACCCAAGCCAAACAAGAACTTTGTGGCTGTAGCCGCAGGAAGGTTACACAGTTTGGCACTTAGGAAAGATGGCTCTGTCGTCGCTTGGGGAGATAACAGGTATGGTCAGTGCAATGTACCCAAGCCAAACAAAGACTTTGTGGCTATAGCCGCAGGAACGGCACACAGTTTGGCAATCAGGATCAGCAGAACAAGCTCTTCACCATGA